A single window of Onychomys torridus chromosome 8, mOncTor1.1, whole genome shotgun sequence DNA harbors:
- the Lhx1 gene encoding LIM/homeobox protein Lhx1, with amino-acid sequence MVHCAGCKRPILDRFLLNVLDRAWHVKCVQCCECKCNLTEKCFSREGKLYCKNDFFRCFGTKCAGCAQGISPSDLVRRARSKVFHLNCFTCMMCNKQLSTGEELYIIDENKFVCKEDYLSNSSVAKENSLHSATTGSDPSLSPDSQDPSQDDAKDSESANVSDKEGGSNENDDQNLGAKRRGPRTTIKAKQLETLKAAFAATPKPTRHIREQLAQETGLNMRVIQVWFQNRRSKERRMKQLSALGARRHAFFRSPRRMRPLVDRLEPGELIPNGPFSFYGDYQSEYYGPGGNYDFFPQGPPSSQAQTPVDLPFVPSSGPSGTPLGGLDHPLPGHHPSSEAQRFTDILAHPPGDSPSPEPSLPGPLHSMSAEVFGPSPPFSSLSVNGGASYGNHLSHPPEMNEAAVW; translated from the exons ATGGTGCACTGTGCGGGCTGCAAAAGGCCCATCCTGGACCGTTTCCTCTTGAACGTGTTGGACAGGGCCTGGCACGTCAAGTGCGTCCAGTGCTGTGAATGTAAATGCAACCTGACCGAGAAGTGCTTCTCCCGGGAAGGCAAGCTCTACTGTAAAAACGACTTCTTCCG ATGTTTCGGTACCAAATGCGCGGGTTGTGCGCAGGGCATATCGCCAAGCGATCTGGTTCGGAGAGCGCGAAGCAAAGTGTTTCACCTCAACTGCTTCACCTGCATGATGTGTAACAAGCAGCTTTCCACCGGCGAGGAGCTCTACATCATCGATGAGAACAAGTTCGTTTGTAAAGAGGATTACCTGAGTAACAGCAGTGTCGCCAAAGAGAACAGCCTCCACTCTG cCACCACAGGCAGTGACCCCAGTTTATCTCCGGATTCCCAAGACCCATCGCAGGATGATGCCAAGGACTCTGAAAGTGCCAACGTGTCGGACAAGGAAGGTGGAAGCAACGAAAACGATGACCAGAACCTTGGTGCCAAGCGCAGGGGACCCCGAACCACGATCAAAGCCAAGCAGCTGGAGACGTTGAAGGCAGCCTTTGCAGCTACACCCAAGCCCACGCGCCATATCCGTGAGCAACTGGCCCAGGAGACTGGCCTCAACATGCGGGTCATCCAG GTCTGGTTCCAGAATCGACGTTCTAAGGAGCGGAGAATGAAGCAGCTAAGTGCGCTGGGCGCGCGGCGCCACGCCTTTTTCCGCAGTCCCCGCCGGATGCGGCCGCTGGTGGACCGCCTGGAGCCGGGCGAGCTCATTCCCAACGGCCCCTTCTCCTTTTACGGAG ACTACCAGAGCGAGTACTATGGTCCCGGAGGCAACTACGACTTCTTCCCGCAAGGACCGCCGTCCTCGCAGGCCCAGACTCCAGTGGACCTACCCTTTGTGCCATCATCTGGGCCTTCGGGGACGCCGCTGGGAGGTCTGGACCACCCGCTGCCTGGCCATCACCCTTCCAGCGAGGCGCAGCGATTCACCGACATCCTCGCACACCCCCCAGGGGACTCACCTAGTCCTGAGCCCAGCCTGCCCGGGCCTCTCCACTCCATGTCAGCGGAGGTCTTCGGGCCCAGTCCACCCTTCTCATCTCTGTCCGTCAACGGCGGGGCCAGCTACGGGAACCACCTGTCCCATCCTCCTGAAATGAATGAGGCAGCCGTGTGGTAG